In one window of Aceticella autotrophica DNA:
- a CDS encoding sensor histidine kinase: MDFKYGEKLGNIVEKTVEAIDDSKTQINEILDKTREEYLDLENEINELKVRVLNVMKEVENLERKEKQSRLKLVYVSKQFGNMFETKVKEAYDEAKDMQIQLILKRQEEKDLINRRNKLERKLLDYKTIVEKAEKLSKQIGVVLKYLTGDFKEMHTQFEELKDRQMMCMRIIEAQEEERKRIAREIHDGPAQTMANVLLKAELCNKLINIDIEESKLEMRNLKNVVQDSLKEVRKIIYDLRPSSIDDLGLLPAVSRYINNFNNETKINVELKVLSEYKKLRSEIEITCFRIIQEALTNIYRHSKAKNALVKLEYGECYISIIIDDDGVGFDSSSGEQGFGLLGMRERVQILSGQFEVHSSINNGTQIYVSIPIDGGIKKDDKYFDCR; encoded by the coding sequence ATGGATTTTAAATATGGGGAGAAACTTGGTAATATAGTAGAAAAAACAGTTGAAGCAATTGATGACAGCAAAACACAAATAAATGAAATCCTTGACAAGACCAGAGAGGAATACTTAGACCTTGAAAATGAAATCAATGAGTTAAAGGTTCGGGTTTTAAATGTAATGAAAGAAGTTGAGAATCTCGAAAGAAAAGAGAAACAGAGCAGGCTTAAATTGGTTTATGTAAGCAAACAATTTGGAAACATGTTTGAAACAAAGGTTAAAGAGGCTTACGATGAAGCAAAAGATATGCAGATACAGCTTATTTTAAAAAGGCAGGAAGAAAAAGATTTAATTAACAGAAGGAATAAGCTGGAAAGGAAATTGCTTGATTATAAGACAATAGTTGAAAAGGCGGAGAAGCTTTCCAAACAAATCGGTGTAGTATTGAAATACCTGACAGGTGATTTTAAGGAAATGCATACACAGTTTGAGGAATTAAAAGACAGGCAAATGATGTGTATGAGAATTATTGAGGCACAGGAGGAAGAAAGAAAACGAATAGCAAGAGAAATCCATGACGGACCTGCACAGACAATGGCAAATGTTCTTCTAAAAGCGGAATTATGTAATAAGCTCATAAATATAGATATAGAAGAATCAAAGTTAGAGATGAGGAATTTAAAAAATGTTGTTCAAGATTCTCTAAAAGAAGTAAGAAAGATTATATATGATTTAAGGCCTTCATCTATTGACGACCTTGGACTTTTACCTGCTGTTTCAAGATATATTAATAACTTTAATAATGAAACAAAAATCAATGTGGAATTAAAGGTTTTGTCTGAATACAAGAAACTACGTTCCGAAATTGAAATTACCTGTTTTAGGATTATACAAGAGGCATTAACAAATATATACAGACATTCTAAAGCAAAAAACGCTTTAGTCAAGCTTGAGTATGGGGAGTGTTATATAAGTATTATAATTGATGATGACGGTGTAGGTTTTGATAGTTCATCTGGAGAACAGGGTTTTGGATTATTGGGGATGAGGGAAAGAGTTCAAATATTAAGCGGACAATTTGAGGTGCATAGTTCTATTAATAATGGAACTCAAATATATGTATCAATACCTATAGACGGAGGCATTAAAAAAGATGATAAATATTTTGATTGCAGATGA
- the yunB gene encoding sporulation protein YunB: MKRKKWGHRRDIKFYINIVIMFLIFIAIYSFIVYKFKPTVIAVSDTVAKDVAVRTIDRSINEKVLKGIKYQDLINVRTDKNGKISMLQANTIEMNMLATKITQEVQDNLNNLGSVYVKIPLGTLISSDIFANIGPRIKVGLLPIGAVTVDFNSEFQPAGINQTRHIIYLHIKTYIQIIAPLASDKVEVTTHMPVTDSIIVGDVPGSYVDVNGNKYTVPVPNGGNSNINIKGN, encoded by the coding sequence TTGAAGAGGAAAAAATGGGGGCATAGAAGAGATATTAAATTTTATATAAACATAGTTATAATGTTTTTAATTTTTATAGCAATTTATTCTTTTATTGTATATAAATTTAAACCAACTGTAATTGCAGTAAGTGATACGGTGGCGAAGGATGTTGCAGTTAGAACCATAGACAGATCCATTAATGAAAAAGTTTTAAAGGGGATAAAATATCAGGATTTAATCAATGTTAGAACGGATAAAAATGGTAAGATATCAATGCTTCAGGCAAATACAATTGAGATGAACATGCTTGCAACAAAAATAACACAGGAAGTTCAAGACAATCTTAATAATCTTGGTTCTGTATATGTTAAGATACCGCTTGGTACCTTGATATCTTCAGATATATTTGCAAATATCGGACCGAGGATAAAAGTTGGATTACTTCCAATTGGTGCTGTAACAGTTGATTTTAATTCGGAATTTCAACCAGCCGGTATAAACCAGACCCGTCATATTATATATCTTCATATCAAAACATATATTCAAATAATTGCACCTCTTGCCTCAGACAAAGTTGAAGTTACTACACATATGCCTGTAACAGATAGTATTATAGTTGGAGATGTACCTGGTAGTTATGTTGATGTAAATGGCAACAAATATACTGTTCCGGTTCCAAATGGGGGAAATTCAAATATCAACATCAAAGGAAATTAG
- a CDS encoding response regulator, producing the protein MINILIADDHALIRQGLKKLIEMEKDMKVVAEVSNGEEAYKIARELMPDIILMDINMPRSNGIKAAKMLKEENSNTKIIFLTIYDDREYLIEAFKIGVEGYVLKDADSDELIKAIRIVKNGGIYIQPSLLNVIKNVEKNDFKKDLTKREFEILSLIAKGYTNKDIAENLYLSEKTVKNHVYNIFKKLDVKDRTQAAIYLIKNRNTY; encoded by the coding sequence ATGATAAATATTTTGATTGCAGATGACCATGCATTGATAAGACAGGGATTAAAGAAATTAATTGAGATGGAAAAAGATATGAAGGTAGTTGCTGAAGTATCAAATGGTGAAGAAGCATATAAAATTGCACGAGAACTTATGCCTGATATAATTCTGATGGATATTAACATGCCCAGGTCTAATGGAATTAAAGCGGCAAAAATGCTGAAAGAAGAAAATAGTAATACAAAGATAATATTTTTAACCATTTACGATGATAGAGAATATTTAATAGAGGCATTTAAAATAGGTGTTGAAGGTTATGTGTTGAAAGATGCAGATAGCGATGAACTTATAAAAGCCATCAGGATTGTAAAAAATGGTGGTATATATATACAGCCATCTCTGCTTAATGTAATAAAAAATGTCGAAAAGAATGATTTTAAGAAAGATTTGACAAAAAGGGAATTTGAGATACTTTCACTTATTGCTAAGGGATACACTAATAAAGATATAGCAGAAAATTTATATTTAAGTGAAAAAACAGTAAAAAATCATGTATATAATATTTTTAAAAAGTTGGATGTTAAAGACCGAACACAAGCAGCAATATATTTAATAAAAAATAGAAACACCTATTAG
- a CDS encoding aminopeptidase yields MENDELKLIEKRFGYKNTNGWTRLKNEEREKVFKLAEDYKLFMTECKTEREVAEKIIKIAEENGFINIETASNLKPGTKVYYNNKGKSVVMAVVGKQSLQYGFKAVAAHIDSPRIDLKPNPMYEEGGICLLKTHYYGGIKKYQWVTIPLALHGVIIKGDCEKISFKLGEDESDPVFYITDLLPHLAKDQMEKKMSEAISGEALNAVIGNIPLSDEITVKPNLLKLLNETYGIVEEDFLSSELELVPAYKPRDIGFDRSMVGAYGQDDRVCAYTALRGILDVENPEKTAVAIFADKEEIGSMGNTGLQSRFFENAIAEILEKHEGTTDIKLRRTMNNAELLSADVNSAFDPSYPDVSEKLNTAYIGNGVCLTKYTGARGKSGSNDANAEFVGKIRKLFNNNSIIWQTGELGKVDIGGGGTVAQFAANYGMEVIDCGVALLSMHSPYELSSKLDIYMAYKAYMTFMQNK; encoded by the coding sequence ATGGAAAACGATGAATTAAAATTAATTGAGAAGCGTTTTGGTTATAAGAATACAAACGGTTGGACAAGATTAAAGAATGAGGAAAGAGAAAAAGTTTTTAAGCTTGCGGAAGATTATAAGTTATTTATGACAGAGTGCAAAACCGAAAGGGAAGTTGCTGAGAAAATAATAAAGATTGCCGAAGAAAATGGATTTATAAATATCGAAACAGCTTCAAATTTAAAGCCGGGTACTAAGGTTTATTATAATAATAAAGGAAAATCAGTTGTTATGGCTGTTGTTGGGAAACAATCATTGCAGTATGGTTTTAAAGCAGTTGCTGCACATATTGATTCACCTCGGATAGATTTAAAGCCAAATCCAATGTATGAAGAGGGCGGTATTTGTTTACTTAAGACCCATTATTATGGAGGTATTAAAAAATATCAATGGGTTACAATACCTTTGGCATTGCATGGTGTGATTATTAAAGGCGATTGTGAGAAGATAAGTTTCAAACTTGGTGAAGATGAGTCGGATCCTGTATTTTACATAACCGATTTGCTTCCACATCTTGCAAAAGACCAAATGGAAAAGAAAATGAGTGAGGCTATATCTGGAGAAGCTCTAAATGCTGTAATAGGAAATATTCCCCTTTCTGATGAAATAACGGTTAAACCTAATCTGCTTAAGCTGTTAAATGAAACATACGGCATTGTGGAGGAGGATTTTTTAAGTTCGGAATTAGAACTTGTACCTGCTTATAAACCAAGGGATATTGGATTTGATAGAAGTATGGTGGGAGCATACGGGCAGGATGACAGGGTATGTGCGTATACAGCATTAAGGGGAATACTTGATGTAGAAAATCCGGAGAAAACTGCTGTTGCCATTTTTGCAGACAAGGAAGAGATAGGAAGCATGGGAAATACAGGACTTCAATCAAGATTTTTTGAAAATGCGATTGCTGAAATACTTGAAAAACATGAGGGTACAACAGATATAAAGCTTAGAAGAACAATGAACAATGCAGAACTTCTATCAGCAGACGTAAATTCAGCATTTGACCCTTCATATCCGGATGTCAGTGAGAAACTTAATACTGCATATATTGGCAATGGCGTATGCCTTACAAAATATACCGGTGCTCGCGGCAAGAGCGGTTCGAATGATGCAAACGCCGAATTTGTAGGAAAAATAAGGAAACTTTTTAACAATAATAGTATTATATGGCAAACAGGAGAACTTGGTAAGGTTGATATTGGCGGAGGCGGTACAGTAGCACAATTTGCTGCAAATTATGGCATGGAAGTTATAGACTGCGGTGTAGCACTTTTAAGCATGCACTCACCATATGAATTATCGTCAAAATTGGATATTTATATGGCATATAAGGCATATATGACATTTATGCAAAACAAGTAA
- a CDS encoding endonuclease MutS2 encodes MIEKYLKNLEYDKIIKFIADYCDSEPGKEDALKIRPLYDIDKIEDELNKIQEAVSYISSYGTISFLFKNLDDIIKKAEIGFLLNTKQLLKVAGFLALISKVKAYLKNIKDEGNYPILSCFNEKLMVMKELWEKINSVIISEEEIADDASPLLRNLRKQKVKTNEKIKNTLNSIITSSSKELQEPIITVRQGRYVVPVKQEYKGSFKGLIHDQSSSGATLFIEPMQVVELNNNLKQLELLEQQEIERILSELSHLVSENADAIKENAIIMKELDLVFAKAKYSIEINASKPQFNEKGYLNFKNARHPLIEPEKVVPINIYLGDKFDTLVITGPNTGGKTVTLKTVGLLTLMALSGLNIPADEGSEVALFNDVFVDIGDEQSIEQSLSTFSAHMINIVQILNKVSSKSLVLLDELGAGTDPTEGAALAMSILDYLHNIGARTIATTHYSELKQYALKMVGIENASVEFDVNTLKPTYRLTIGIPGKSNAFEISMRLGLPQEIIENAKSYITEDVLKFEDLLKDLEEKRNEAEKTRLEVETLEREIQQIKREYEMKNSKIQEEREKILEKAKIKAKKLLDTAKATSEEIIKKLREADKCDNKNKIIEEARLKLKNNINELEDVLTKTKKSTYHNVPKDITPGQSLYIVPLDQNGTALSKPDRDGNVEMQAGILKIKVNITNLRLINEGVMKDEAEKGFTRFLNEKTSNISTSIDVRGKNLDEAIMEVDKYIDDAYLAGLKQITIIHGKGTGILRSGISQLLNRNKHVKSHRLGVYGEGGDGVTIVEIEGK; translated from the coding sequence ATGATAGAAAAATATTTGAAGAATTTAGAATATGATAAAATAATTAAATTTATTGCCGATTACTGTGATTCGGAACCAGGCAAAGAAGATGCATTAAAAATAAGACCATTATATGATATCGATAAAATAGAAGATGAGCTGAATAAAATCCAAGAAGCAGTTTCATATATAAGTTCATATGGGACCATATCATTTTTATTTAAAAATCTTGACGATATTATAAAAAAAGCAGAAATAGGGTTTTTGCTTAATACAAAGCAGCTCCTTAAGGTAGCGGGGTTTTTAGCTTTAATCAGTAAAGTAAAAGCATATCTTAAAAATATCAAAGATGAAGGTAATTATCCTATTTTAAGCTGTTTTAATGAAAAATTGATGGTGATGAAGGAACTGTGGGAAAAAATAAACAGTGTAATCATATCGGAAGAGGAAATTGCAGATGATGCTTCACCCTTATTAAGGAATTTAAGGAAGCAAAAGGTTAAGACAAATGAAAAAATAAAGAATACATTAAATTCCATTATTACATCGTCTTCCAAAGAACTGCAGGAGCCAATAATTACAGTTAGGCAAGGAAGATATGTGGTTCCTGTCAAACAAGAATATAAAGGTTCTTTTAAAGGCTTAATACATGACCAGTCATCAAGCGGAGCAACACTTTTTATAGAACCGATGCAGGTTGTGGAATTAAATAATAACTTAAAGCAGCTTGAATTATTAGAACAACAGGAAATTGAAAGGATTTTGAGTGAGTTATCACATCTTGTTAGTGAAAATGCAGATGCAATAAAAGAAAATGCAATTATTATGAAGGAATTGGATTTAGTCTTCGCTAAGGCAAAATATTCCATAGAGATAAATGCTTCAAAGCCTCAATTTAATGAAAAAGGCTATTTGAATTTTAAAAATGCCAGACATCCCTTAATAGAGCCAGAAAAGGTTGTGCCTATTAATATTTATCTTGGAGATAAGTTTGATACCCTTGTTATAACAGGACCGAATACAGGCGGCAAAACCGTCACGCTTAAAACGGTTGGACTTCTCACACTTATGGCATTATCAGGATTAAATATTCCTGCAGATGAGGGTTCAGAGGTAGCATTATTTAATGATGTTTTTGTCGATATAGGTGATGAACAAAGCATTGAACAGAGTCTCAGTACCTTTTCGGCACATATGATAAATATTGTACAAATATTAAATAAAGTAAGCTCAAAAAGCCTTGTTCTCCTTGATGAACTTGGAGCAGGAACAGACCCGACAGAAGGTGCCGCACTTGCAATGAGCATATTGGACTATCTTCATAATATTGGAGCTCGTACCATTGCAACAACCCATTATAGTGAACTTAAGCAATATGCCTTGAAAATGGTGGGAATTGAAAATGCATCTGTAGAATTTGACGTTAATACATTAAAACCCACGTACAGGCTTACAATAGGAATACCCGGAAAAAGTAATGCATTTGAAATATCAATGAGGCTTGGATTGCCGCAAGAAATTATTGAAAATGCAAAAAGCTACATTACTGAGGATGTTTTAAAATTTGAGGATTTATTAAAAGACTTAGAAGAAAAGAGAAATGAAGCAGAAAAAACAAGATTGGAAGTTGAGACCTTAGAACGTGAAATACAACAGATAAAAAGAGAATATGAGATGAAAAATTCGAAAATTCAAGAGGAAAGAGAAAAGATTTTAGAAAAAGCAAAAATAAAAGCCAAAAAATTGCTTGATACTGCAAAAGCAACGTCAGAGGAAATAATTAAAAAGCTGAGAGAAGCTGATAAATGCGACAATAAAAATAAAATAATTGAAGAAGCAAGATTAAAACTAAAGAATAATATAAATGAACTTGAGGATGTATTAACAAAGACTAAGAAGTCTACTTATCATAATGTTCCGAAGGATATAACCCCGGGTCAATCTCTTTATATTGTCCCGCTTGACCAAAACGGAACAGCACTTTCAAAGCCTGATAGAGATGGGAACGTTGAGATGCAGGCAGGAATTCTCAAAATAAAAGTGAATATAACAAATCTTAGGTTAATAAATGAAGGTGTAATGAAAGATGAAGCAGAAAAAGGATTTACAAGATTTTTAAATGAAAAAACATCAAATATCAGCACCTCAATTGATGTAAGAGGTAAAAATTTAGATGAAGCAATAATGGAAGTTGATAAATACATAGATGATGCATATCTTGCAGGATTAAAACAAATAACGATTATTCATGGTAAGGGTACAGGCATATTAAGAAGCGGGATTTCGCAGTTGTTAAATCGTAATAAGCATGTGAAATCACATCGTTTAGGTGTATATGGAGAAGGCGGAGATGGAGTTACTATAGTTGAAATAGAGGGAAAGTAG
- a CDS encoding DUF523 domain-containing protein, producing MYLISACLAGINCKYNGGNNIVEEIINLVEKGKAVLVCPEQLGGFPTPRLASEIKGDRVINVNGEDVTCQFEKGAQETLKIAKLMKIKTAILKSKSPSCGPGKIYDGTFTGVLTDGYGITAKLLKENGIEVIDEMEFVRRLSDIESPGFM from the coding sequence ATGTATCTTATAAGTGCTTGCCTTGCAGGAATTAACTGCAAATACAATGGAGGAAACAATATTGTGGAAGAAATAATAAATTTGGTCGAAAAGGGAAAGGCAGTGCTTGTATGTCCCGAACAACTGGGGGGGTTTCCTACCCCCAGATTAGCATCTGAAATAAAGGGAGACCGGGTAATCAATGTAAATGGAGAAGATGTTACATGTCAATTTGAAAAAGGGGCACAGGAAACCCTAAAAATTGCAAAGCTGATGAAAATAAAAACAGCAATTTTAAAATCTAAAAGCCCATCATGTGGACCAGGGAAAATTTACGATGGTACATTTACGGGGGTTTTGACAGATGGATATGGTATTACGGCAAAGCTTTTAAAAGAAAATGGGATTGAGGTTATAGATGAAATGGAATTTGTAAGACGGCTTAGTGATATTGAAAGTCCGGGTTTTATGTGA
- the tyrS gene encoding tyrosine--tRNA ligase: MGFEEEMKMIKKGVAEIITEEELKKKLEQSKNKKKPLRIKLGLDPTAPDIHLGHTVVLRKLKQFQDMGHQVVLVIGDFTGMIGDPTGKSATRKQLTKEEVKENAKTYEKQVFKILDPGKTEIRFNSEWLSKMNFEDIIKLSSKYTVARMLERDDFHKRFIENLPISIHEFFYPLMQGYDSVALNADIEFGGMDQKFNILIGRMLQREYGQESQVAIFMPILEGLDGVKKMSKSLGNYIGINESPDEIYGKTMSIPDELMLRYYELTTDLSPEQIDKIREGLKNGSMHPRDVKMMLAREIVKLYHGDEAALKAEENFKKIFQKRELPQDIKEVVIDSKELDEEGIWIVKLLSLTDLAPTNSEAKRLVEQGAVKLNDERINNPTLNVMIKNGYILQAGKRKFAKILLK; encoded by the coding sequence ATGGGTTTTGAAGAAGAAATGAAGATGATAAAAAAAGGTGTTGCCGAGATAATTACAGAGGAAGAACTTAAAAAAAAGCTTGAGCAATCTAAGAATAAAAAGAAACCATTAAGGATAAAATTAGGGCTTGATCCAACTGCACCTGATATACATTTAGGGCATACAGTTGTATTGAGGAAGCTTAAGCAGTTTCAAGATATGGGGCATCAGGTGGTTTTGGTTATAGGGGATTTTACCGGAATGATAGGTGATCCCACAGGAAAATCGGCGACCCGCAAGCAGCTTACAAAGGAAGAAGTAAAAGAAAACGCAAAGACATATGAGAAGCAGGTGTTTAAGATATTAGACCCCGGCAAAACCGAAATAAGATTTAATAGTGAATGGTTATCGAAAATGAATTTTGAAGATATAATAAAGCTTTCATCAAAATACACAGTTGCCAGAATGTTGGAAAGAGATGATTTTCATAAGCGTTTTATTGAAAATTTACCCATATCTATTCATGAATTTTTTTATCCGCTTATGCAAGGGTATGATTCGGTTGCATTAAATGCAGATATTGAGTTTGGTGGGATGGATCAGAAGTTTAATATTTTGATAGGAAGGATGCTTCAAAGGGAATATGGGCAGGAAAGTCAGGTGGCAATCTTTATGCCTATATTAGAAGGACTTGACGGTGTCAAAAAGATGTCCAAGAGCCTTGGCAATTATATTGGCATAAATGAAAGTCCGGATGAGATATATGGGAAAACAATGTCAATTCCTGACGAATTAATGCTAAGGTATTATGAGTTGACAACTGATTTGTCACCAGAACAAATAGATAAGATAAGAGAAGGGCTTAAAAATGGAAGTATGCATCCAAGGGATGTGAAAATGATGCTTGCGCGGGAAATTGTTAAGCTGTATCATGGAGATGAAGCTGCATTAAAAGCGGAAGAAAATTTTAAAAAAATATTTCAAAAAAGAGAATTGCCTCAAGATATAAAAGAGGTAGTTATTGATTCAAAGGAATTGGATGAAGAAGGCATATGGATTGTAAAGTTGCTGTCTCTAACTGATTTAGCACCCACTAACAGCGAAGCAAAACGGCTTGTTGAACAAGGGGCTGTCAAATTAAATGACGAAAGGATAAACAATCCCACCTTGAATGTAATGATAAAAAATGGATATATATTACAGGCAGGCAAAAGAAAATTTGCAAAAATTCTATTAAAATAA
- a CDS encoding DUF3343 domain-containing protein, producing MIYAIIVFYSYQHAILCEKLLKQNNISVEFISTPRSILNSCSHSLKFKLEYAEVVKTIVQRTSIPYKGIFKVEKEYSGYKVIGAI from the coding sequence ATGATATATGCAATAATTGTATTTTATTCATATCAACATGCAATTTTATGCGAAAAACTTTTAAAACAAAATAATATTTCTGTAGAATTTATTTCAACACCAAGATCTATTTTGAATAGTTGCAGTCATTCATTAAAATTTAAGCTTGAATATGCTGAGGTTGTTAAAACAATTGTTCAAAGAACAAGTATTCCTTATAAAGGGATATTCAAGGTGGAAAAAGAATATTCAGGATATAAAGTTATCGGGGCGATTTAA